In a single window of the Lineus longissimus chromosome 4, tnLinLong1.2, whole genome shotgun sequence genome:
- the LOC135486394 gene encoding uncharacterized protein LOC135486394, which translates to MVVFKRDQLKTYVVVGAFLGLCCWVAVLQTRYESRIKQLEEEGSVRVKRSAGSSGQNAAGGATYIRWGRTVCPADAELVYAGYGGAEHYTHVGGSAEYICVSDKPEYASKTAAGENDRAWLTGIELQVDGINFFSTANADPHGLYNSDVRCAVCRSRVRTSMLMIPGTKSCPSNWQQEYWGYLMTGHYKHKATYSYACVDYAPEAGGENGARNDDGGLMFHAQGWCGSLPCPPYVQGFEITCVVCTK; encoded by the exons ATGGTCGTCTTTAAACGGGATCAACTGAAAACCTATGTGGTGGTGGGCGCATTTCTAGGCCTCTGTTGCTGGGTAGCTGTTCTGCAAACGAGATATGAAAGCAGGATAAAG CAACTTGAAGAAGAGGGAAGTGTTCGGGTGAAACGTAGTGCCGGATCCTCTGGTCAAAATGCAGCTG GTGGCGCTACGTACATTCGCTGGGGTCGTACGGTTTGTCCAGCTGATGCAGAATTAGTATATGCAG GTTATGGAGGGGCTGAGCACTATACCCATGTAGGTGGCTCTGCCGAGTATATCTGTGTATCCGACAAACCAGAATACGCCTCGAAGACGGCTGCAGGTGAAAACGACCGGGCATGGCTGACCGGAATCGAACTCCAAGTAGACGGTATTAACTTCTTTAGCACTGCCAACGCTGATCCGCATGGCCTCTACAATTCCGATGTCCGATGTGCAGTATGCAGGAGTAGAGTTCGCACCAGCATG CTCATGATTCCAGGAACGAAGTCATGCCCAAGTAACTGGCAGCAGGAGTACTGGGGCTACCTGATGACGGGACATTACAAACACAAGGCTACCTACAGCTACGCATGCGTGGATTACGCACCAGAAGCTGGGGGTGAAAATGGCGCCAGAAATGATGACGGAGGACTGATGTTCCACGCACAGGGTTGGTGTGGCTCTCTGCCATGCCCTCCGTACGTCCAAGGCTTCGAGATAACATGTGTTGTTTGCACAAAATAG
- the LOC135486449 gene encoding uncharacterized protein LOC135486449, with protein MVVFKRDQLKTYVVVGAFLGLCCWVAVLQTRYESRIKQLEEEGSVRVKRTAGSSGQNAAGGATYIRWGRTVCPLDAELVYAGYGGAEYYTHVGGSAEYICVSDKPEYASKTAASEDDRAWLNGIELQVDDMNFFSTANADPNGLHDSDLRCAVCRNRVRTSMLMIPGTKSCPSNWQQEYWGYLMTGHHKHKAAYSYACVDDAPEAGGENGARNDNGGLMYHAQSACGSLPCPPYVQGFEMTCVVCTK; from the exons ATGGTCGTCTTTAAACGGGATCAACTGAAAACCTATGTGGTGGTGGGCGCATTTTTAGGCCTCTGTTGCTGGGTAGCTGTTCTGCAAACGAGATATGAAAGCAGGATAAAG CAACTTGAAGAAGAGGGAAGTGTTCGGGTGAAACGTACTGCCGGATCCTCTGGTCAAAATGCAGCTG GTGGCGCTACGTACATTCGCTGGGGTCGTACGGTTTGTCCACTTGATGCAGAATTAGTATATGCAG GTTACGGAGGGGCTGAGTACTATACCCATGTAGGTGGCTCTGCCGAGTATATCTGTGTATCCGACAAACCAGAATACGCCTCGAAGACGGCTGCAAGTGAAGACGACCGGGCATGGCTGAACGGAATCGAACTCCAAGTAGACGATATGAACTTCTTTAGCACTGCCAACGCTGATCCGAATGGCCTCCACGATTCCGATCTCCGATGTGCCGTATGCAGGAATAGAGTTCGCACCAGCATG CTCATGATTCCAGGAACGAAGTCATGCCCAAGTAACTGGCAGCAGGAGTACTGGGGCTACCTGATGACGGGACATCACAAACACAAGGCTGCCTACAGCTACGCATGCGTGGATGACGCACCAGAAGCTGGGGGTGAAAATGGCGCCAGAAATGATAACGGAGGACTGATGTACCACGCACAGAGTGCGTGTGGCTCTCTGCCATGCCCTCCGTACGTCCAAGGCTTCGAGATGACATGTGTTGTTTGCACAAAATAG